One Cardiocondyla obscurior isolate alpha-2009 linkage group LG25, Cobs3.1, whole genome shotgun sequence genomic window, ttttgtataattaaatcggCATGTTGAAACCGTGCCTCAACGAATTTAGCGTGGACTCTCTCTAGTAGTGGAAAAAAGAACTGCTCAGCTCTAATTTTGTTGCGAGAAACTCTGTTGAAATTTGTATCTAAACTGATTCAATAATGGCCTCGTAGTATACTACGTAATGTCGACCGAAGACCGAGGCGAATGGCATTCGTTCGGATCGGTTGCATGATGTGTTACGATTGCCAACGCTTTCGAATTGAGTATCGATGGCTGGATCCGTTCGATGGctacaaaataaatagttGATATTGAATCGAAATTTATAACCTAACGATTATCAATTAGTTGCGTAATGATTATCAGGTAATTAAGGCCCCGTGTACATAAAACGAGTAATAAGCACGTAGAGTTTGCCGTGACTTTGTACAGTACAATGCGCGTGCAAGAATTGCCACGTGATCCAATAATCGTTTCTCGTCGTTTAATCTGGGCAACATTGTACATAGCTTATGTCATCGGTTATAGTATAACATTGTATGGTACACATGcaatcataaatttttaactgaaCTGTATGCCTCGAACGCAATTCAGTATTTCGTACGTGccagataatttttttttttacattcccTGAGTTACGTGCACCGTACATATAATATCTTTGCCCAGATTTGACTTGTTTTAAGTTTCACTAAACATAAATATGTCTACCGCCGAAAGATCTTTGCCTCGGTAACGAATTGATTGctaaagtaaatatattacagtgattcttatttaaactttaaaaattttatcacaaaaattataataccgTTTACGGAAATCAAAATCTCTGTTGACAGCCTTTTAATATGTGACAGAATTGTTTAAAGAGttgaagaaatatataaagaaattttttgtctgtgaaattttaatcgagcATTGTTGAACGAGTTGATGTTACATGGGAATAATATTAAGGTCGTAAAACATTTTGTCACAATTAGTTTTGgtattttatatgaataattagAAAAGCTATATGAATGATATTATCGccatcaatttttattttataaaaaaagaaaattttaaataaatttaatatgttaaaatgTTATTGTTTCCAACATCAGGAGAAAGTATTTACATTACAGTATACGGAAATACCacccaaaaaaataaaaaggccagagctaatCACTTTAGTAATGATGGTAGATAGGTTTCTTCTCGATATATTTCTGTTTATTGCAAATAGGATTTTGCAGATTAGATCATTGCGTCAATACgtattttcgttttattgatcaattgattaatattaattaaaattcaatttgtaAGAAATGTTTACTCTGAATTAATTCGACTTTTGCTATGAAAATATCAAAGTGATATTTTTCGCAAAACAAAATCcatcaaaattaattcacaAATTGATCAAAAGTTAATCAAACAGATAAagaatatttgtattaaaatatgttttaaagcTCGTGTATAgataagtaaataaatgaaaaggtAATACgtaaatatacttaattaGGTCAATAATAAGCATTTGTTACGTATTATGATAATAATACGAGAGATATAATTCGAAAGatcaaaatgtaattaaaagtgaaatataggattctttgcaaaattaataaaaaattatcttttgcTGCAATAACTTATGTGAACtatctataataaaatgttgatcaattattaaaccatttaTTGGAATCTAGATATATTTTCtagatatattttacaatgattttttatattaaaaaatataattgtttaaagaactaaaaaaataataatgtggcttatttaattttgcaaataaatcaaatatcaTAATTGTCTATACAATAGAGGCGTaattatcgaattttttttttattcgttaatattaaattatacaagtCTTCCGCCTTGAATGCCAGATTCGATATTTCCATCAGATTCTATATAAAGCATAAATGATTGCAATGTTTGTCCCGAGAAATTTAGTCAAATTAATCGAacgctaattattatttaatgacttCTCAGATTAATTTCTTGCAATTCAAGCCACTTTTTCTGCGAAGATAAAATACAAGAGGGAAAGCAAGATCCTAGATATGATCATTAAGTAATTCAACGCACGTAATATAGAGTATATAGCAGTAAATCATTAGGTAGTAGATTTATTACGACATATAATGTAACATGagtaaagaaatatatcataataattaaaacggtAAGATACGATTTATCTTAGGACCCatagattttttataacattgtaGTTTGGAAAATACAAATTAGAGATTACCCGCTGTTGGAGATCGCAAAGCACTTCTGGATTTTTATTCAGAATCGGAAAGGAAATATCGCAGTGCtattaaattgtacataatttttcacgtttatttACATGATtaagttaatattaatcaagttatacatattttgAACAAAATATGCGTATCATGTAATGCAGAGAAAGataaggaaagaaagagaaagagagagagagaggctgtaattatataaaaagtgaTGAAAacgcaaagtaaaaaaatgatttagaTCGAGAAACTACTTTCATCGAATTGTGGGAGGtgtatatgaaattaaaatatttaatcacacttaatttgataaaaaaaaaagcttataCTCGCGTTTTGACGATTTCCGATATAAATTCCATCGTGATTTTTCATAGCGCGAACGTGGCTCaattataagatttaaaaatatatttctgtgCATGAAAAGTGatcaaacagaaaaatatcgaGAGAAATATACCTATTTGTGAGTTAGATAATCAATATCCGCGATTCGCATACTTACCGAATGTTGCACATTATATAGATAAGAGACTAGACTGCATTGTACATAAAATTCATAATCGATTATGTATCATGTTATAAGGGAACTTAAGCATGAATCAAAAAGACAGGATTAAAAGCGAAAAAGCGATATAGATTactatattgtaaaaatattcatcGACGTGAATACTGTTTCAATAAATGTAAtgatgatataaaaaaaaaaaaaaaaaacgcttttaGACTTCTGTATTTCATTCTTCCTGCTCGACAGTTTTCATCAAGCAAGTACGCACATTTTACACAACAAACAAGACATCTATATAAAAACTCCTACTTTTCATAGGAATTTTATGATATCACCTCCACTCTTTAATTTAGTGGCTTGCATTTTTAGACCTACATACACcgtgaaaacttttttttgtcagAAAAGAGTTCAAAAgttgaaaatgattaaaatttctctcctatgtaaagaaacaaagttaaaacgaaaaaaattacatatatttaaataatgctttttaaaattattttttttagttagtcaaataaaaaagattttaactgtatattaattgtatcttgtatgattaattgaatttttatcgtttttgtgtCTAAATAAACATGCGTTACAAAATTCTACGCATAGcatttacaatatgtacagaaatatttatatatttccatttttaataGATGCGCGCATCGCctttttaattagatataaaaacgtttgattttaattggtACGCGgcttatatatgtataacgattTCTCTGCGGCATAACGTTGCACGCTGTGTGTATTTTATGCGTGAAAAATACTAGACGGAAAAACGATGTTTGCCGGCGCGTATTATTAATACGCAACATGCACAAgcaatatcttttatttatcataCAAGTCTGCTACGAAACTcgttataacaaaattaacgaaattgcGGAGACATTCATAACGAAACCGCCGCTCActcttaatttctttaatgGCACTAATGGACTAATTGCACGAAGCAAATTGCGATTTTAATGgaatatcgcgaaataaattcaaggaaattaaaatgaaacggCAAGCATAATATTGcactgaaatatttaaacattaatttaccGCCGCGCGAAACATAATGTAGCAATTTATACGAATAACACGAAAGCGTTATATTAAGCATTCTGTTTAGGGTATAAATTAGAGAAGTGCCCtcttgtctttttttatatatatttatatgtcgCAGGATACGCGGAGTCCTACGCATCTATTGTCCTCAAACGGCCGGACTCcgtaaataacgaaaaaaattaatctcgctTCAcccttatttatttttaccagttatttttaattatttacgcgcGATCGTTGCTAAATACAGAATAAACGGGTGATCGCAATATCCGTTATTTTTAACGGGCGCGGTTGAAGCGCGGAATCGCAATCACCGAGCGGCCATTCAGCGACTTCCGGGCCGAGTGTATTCCGTGCATTGTCCCGCAGTTTTTCTTTCCCCGGCGCACGTGTGCGACATTTCGCGCCGGAGTAACGGCGGCGGACTGGGGGACGGGAAGGCTGCTGCAACATAGTTAAACGCGATACGCGAGGTAAGCTCCGGCCATCTACTACGTGTACCCGCTGTTTCCAACTTCGCCGCCGCGACAATTAACGAACGCCAGGGCGACGCGACGGGTCGGCGGGCTGTCGCGCAATCCGCCGGCGATGCTGCGATTGCGAGGCCGACGTCAAAACGAGACAGCGAGAGAATTTCCGAAATCGAATAAACGGGCAGCCCGGCGGATCGACAGCGGCCGAAATTGGCAAAGAAGAGAAATAGCGCTTGATAAGCGTATCCTTggcggggggaaaaaaaaccagCGGGAGAAACGAACGTCCAGTGCCTATCGTtattccccccttttttttttttctttttttcattttccccGCCACGTACCATTGCACGGACAGACGTGTGTGGATACATATTATATGAACGCAGCTGGAATTCGGACACGCTTTCATACGcaaaaacgattttaattgatgAGCGTTAACTGCTTCATTCCAACGGCATCGCTTTTCAGTATCAATATTATTCGCAATATAAAATCGTTTAATATACCTTTCGGAAACcgcaaagttttattaaattctgcCTACTccaacaatttataaaattgttcctACATAACGTGAAAATTGTCGGTGagcgagttctttttttttctttttttttttttttatttttttaaggtaCTTTAAGCCGGTTTACTGTTAAAGTTTTAACATATTCGCGCTGATATAGAAGCAATATTTTACACCTCGCGTTTTTATCGCCCACATTTATAATATCCCGTAAGCGCGCGCGAAAGCATCGCATCACTATACCCGCACACGTGTAAACGGATTTGCGTGACAAGGATAAACTGCCGCGAAAGGAGCGAGGACAACGTAATGGTGGAtccgcgtttctttttcgacGACTGCCGGGGCCTGTTTATACGAGGCATTGACACGAGGCCGCGCAACGACAGCTAATTTCCGATATAgcgcgagcaaaaaaaaaaaaattattctgccAATAAAAGCTGTTTACCATCTTGCCCCGGTTAACGCGCGATTCAATTTCATTGTAACGAATAACCCGGACGGTCCTCGTCCCGTCGGACCTTCTCGTGCGCAAAAAATCGGACTCCCGGCTATCGAAAAAcaattaaacgaataaaatatcggCAAACACAGACCGACGGGCGGCTGATATTTTATCAGCTGTTCGACAACCCATCGGCATCTCGTCGGAGATGAGCGCGGGGGCCGCAGTGAAATACGTCGCGTTCCGTCGGATTAAGAAACCTATTTTTATTGCAGTCGTCATGTGAAATGACAGCTGAATTTTATTCGCTTGAAAAAGTAATAGTTAAGTTAATAGGCGATTTTTTTCTacttatgaaaatattaatacgacgCACCGAGGAAGTTATGTGAGAGATGTCGAAATATATTGAGTGTGTCGTTATTATTagataagattttaataaacaagaTGTTAGCACATCGATTGAGATTCTTTGATGAAGTCGACGTATCTGTAAACGTTAGTGTACACGTCGGATATTCCCAAAGCGCACGGCAAGACCCAAGAGACGACGCCAACGAGCTCGTTATCGACTACGAGAGGTCCGCCGCTGTCACCCTGAAAAAAGTGTGCGTAGCAAagagtttttaataattatattaatatattatattgatattgaTACTCACTTGACAAGCGCCCTTTCCGACTTTCTCCAGCGTGCAAATTTGATTTTCGTTGGTCCGCGGATTTTTGTGACCACGCAGGCAACGCTCTTGGCTCAAGACGTTCACGCTGAGCCACCTAAGCATTATCGAGGTTGGTCCACTTATTTTGGTTTTTCCCCATCCGCTCACGATACCGCGCTTGTCGCCGCTAACGTGGTCAATGCTCGCCAAAGAAATTGGACCTTGCACATCGTTTACTTCGATCGGGTTTTTCAGCTACGCAAACATTCGCGGCAAATTGTGAAACGAGGCGAATAAAACTAAGAATAACTGAGATTGCTTTTTCTATTATGACATTCTACCTCTGTTGGCTTTCCGGGcgcttaatgaaatttaaactCACGGTAATAACAGCGATATCATCCTTCCAGCCGCTCTCCTTTTCACCGGTATAGTTGGGGTGCTTTCGAATACATTTGATGTCATGCTTTACGCCGTgcttcgttgccagattattGATTCCGCTTACAACAACCTGCAAACAGTACCATTTAataagttgaaaaaaaaactcgtggAATACGAAAGggcattaatataaaaaattacatacataGTATTTTCTTTGTCTGattaatgataaaagaaaaaaaaatacggattaatttagatattaaCCACGAATAGCTGTGtgtttttatatgtaatataaccAGGAAATCAGATATGCAGATATTGAATATTGTAATACTTGCCAGGATATTAGAGATTTCTAGATATCGGAATAATAATCGAAATCCTATCTGATGAAATTTgacacaattaatttaaataattatcgtatCAATTTCTATGTGACTTACACATAAGCGATTggaaataaaacatttttaactatatataattattaattgcggaTTGTCTAATTCTAATTAGcaccatttaatttttatttccttccttagataacaattttttttttaatttaaaaattaaaaattcagtcaagataaaattacatcagacaattattttaacgtaccATATTTTCCGTATAAAAATCATCATCTACGCAATGCGCGGCAGTCAGGATGTGTGTA contains:
- the LOC139111862 gene encoding chymotrypsin-1-like, which codes for MIKLIIFLAAFVAQQVYCDEPERIVGGDIATAGQFKYQVSLQSYDEHICGGSIISNTHILTAAHCVDDDFYTENMVVVSGINNLATKHGVKHDIKCIRKHPNYTGEKESGWKDDIAVITLKNPIEVNDVQGPISLASIDHVSGDKRGIVSGWGKTKISGPTSIMLRWLSVNVLSQERCLRGHKNPRTNENQICTLEKVGKGACQGDSGGPLVVDNELVGVVSWVLPCALGISDVYTNVYRYVDFIKESQSMC